Sequence from the Seonamhaeicola sp. ML3 genome:
CAACTTTTAGTCCGTTTAACGGAACTGGATACTCGGCCGGCTGGTCCTTATTCATTGTTTATGAAGACCCGACAGTTCCGGGTAAATCTATTACAAGTTTTGATGGTTTTAGTGCTATTAGTGTTCCTGGAGCAAATCCAAACTTAGATATTCCCGTTTCAGGATTTAGAACAGTACCAGCACCAGCACCAGTAAGAGCAAACTTTGCCTTTGCAACATTAGAGGGAGATAAGCCAATTTTAGGAGACCGTCTTTTACTTAATGGAACTAGACTATCAGCTGCCGATAGGCTAGAGACTAACTTTTTTAATAGTTCGGTAACACAATTGAGTGCTTTGCCTGTAAATAATAGAAATCCAAATAGTACTAATACATTAGGTTTTGATACAGGTGTAATGGTAGTTCCAAATCCTGGAAACACAATTATAGCCAATGATGATACCTCTGCTGTTGTGAGATTAGAAACATCGGGAGATACATTCTTTCCATACTTTTTCGCTTTAGCAGTTGATATTATAGAGCCCAATATTGTGTTAACTAAAATTGTTGAAGATATATCTGGAAATAATATTGGTGGTCAGGTAGTAAACCTGGGCGATGAACTTAATTATGTAATTGGCTTTCAGAATACAGGAAATGATAACGCTACTGATTTTACTATAAGAGACATTCTTCCTACAAACATTGTATTTAACTATCCAGCAGATATTGTATCATTGCCCGCAGGAGTAACCGTAGACAGTTATAATCCAGTTACAAGAGAAATTGTTTTTAGAATAGACGATTCTGTTGTTGAAGAATTTGATCCCGTATTGGAAATAAGGTTCAGGGTAACCGTTGTAGCAAACTGTAGTTTATTGGATGATGCTTGTTCTAATATCATCAATAATCAGGCTTATGCAACTTATAATGGTACCTTAAACCCAAGTTTTACAATATCAGATGACCCTAGTATTAATAGCAATACAGGATGTTTACTCACGCCTGGAGCGACCAATTTTCTTTCCGATTTAAATTGTCAATTCAGAGAAGATGTTATACTCTGTGGTGACAATGTAGAGTTAAGAGCTGGTGATGGTTATGATGCATATACTTGGTCTTCAAGCCCTACTGGGACACCAGTAATAGGTACTGGGCAAACACTTACAGTAAATGCTATAGGAACTTATTATGTTCATAATGAGGCTATTGCACCTTGTCAATCAATCGATCAAATTTTTGATGTGATTACTTATGGAGCTGGCGTTCCAAATCCTGTAATTCCATTTGCAGACCAAGTCGTTGTTTGTCCAAATGACGGTAAAGAATTACCAAATTTCTTTCTATGTGGTGCCAATGACTCAAGATATATTCAAACAGGGATTACAGATACCTCCTCTATGATATGGGAACGATTAGACGAATCGAGCTGTGCTGCTGTACTAAACCAAGATTGTGCAAACGAAGATGCTGCATGTACTTGGAATCAGGTAGCCACAGGACCAGATTATCTAATAGAGGGTGCAGGACAATATAGATTAACGCTTAATTATACTGGAGGGTGTTTTAATCAATACTACTTTAATGTTTACGAAAATGTATTAGTACCAACGGTATCTTCAAGAGATATTATCTGTACAACTCCTGGAGAGATAGTAATTGGAGGTGTGCCTAGTGGTTATGAGTATAGTATTGATGGTGTTAATTACCAAGTGAGTAATACATTTTCGGTAACGACTGCTGGTATTTATACAGCATTCATTAGACAAATAGGCGTTTCTCCAAATCCTTGTATCTTTCAGGTGCCGGATATTCAGATAAGAGAACGGGACTTTACGGTATCTACTACTATTAATCAGCCTTTGTGTTTTGGTGAATTAGGAAGTGTAGTACTTGCAGCTAATGATGTAAGGCCACAATACTTCTTTTCAATCTATCAGGGAGGCACTTTAGTAAATAGTGTAGGACCAATTACGTCTAATAATTATACATTTAGTAACCTCAATCCGGGAACATATACAGTAAATATTTCAACAGAAGACGGTTGTACCTACTCAGGTGATATCGATATTATTGAACCGCCTTTATTAACTGCTACAGCAGCCATAACACAACCTTTAACTTGTACAAATGGTGAAATAACAGTGTATCCAAACGGAGGAACACCACCATATTTCTACTTCGTAAATAGTACGACGTCATTCCAAACGGTACCAACAATAGATGTTTCAACTGCAGGAACTTACAATATTACAGTTGTCGATTCTAATAACTGTTCTACAGATGTTTCTATAGATATTGATGCGGTTAATCAGCCAGATTTTAATATATCGACAACAGATATATCATGTGCTGAAGACCCCAATAGTGGAGGTATAACTATCAATGTTTTGAATGCCAATGGTAACACATTAAGGTATAGTATCGACAATGGAGTAACCTATTCTAACTCACCAGTATTTAATGGTTTAACCGCTGGGAGTTATGATGTTGTTGTTGAATACACATTTGATTCTGATGTATGTGAAACGGTTCCCCAAAACATCACTATTACTTCGGCAACTGCTATAGATGGTACAGCTACTCTGACCACACCTTTTACGTGTAACACCAATGGTGTTATCACTGTTTCTGGTGTAACGGGAGGAACAACACCTTATACATACAGTATTGACGGAATCAACTATCAACTTGGTAATGTTTTTAGTGGTTTAACAGATGGGACATATACTATCTCTATAAGAGATGCCAGTAGTTGTACATTTATAACTGCTCCAGTCGTTATTGACCCATTAAATCCTCCAACCGATTTAGATTTTAGTCATACAACTTTAAGTTGTCCTGCAAATACAACTACAGTCACTGTAAACGCTACGGGAGGGACTGTTCCTTTAGAATATCAAATTATTGCACCCGCTGGTTCTATAACGCCATATCAGTCTGGTAATTCATTCTCGGGATTGTCTCCTGGAACATATACTTTCCAAGTTAGGGATGCCAATAATTGTAAATATGCAGAGACATACACGGTTACACCATTACCGCCGGTTACGGTCGATATGGTATTGACCAAAGATTTAGATTGTACAGCTTCCCCAGATGCTATCATTACAGGATCAGTTGCTGGAGGTACAGCACCATACAGTTATTCGGTATCTTATAACAGTGGCGGTTACGGAGCGTCAACTAGCATAACAGGTACTACTTTTACTTATACCACACCAAATGATGGTACCTACGAATTTGAGGTTACAGATTCAAGAGGGTGTACTGTTCAATCAGGAGTCATAATTGTGGCTGCTATATCATTACCCGAAATTACTTCGGTTGTTCAAACTCAGGATATTTTATGTCATGGTGACAATAATGCAGCTATAGATGTAACCATAAATAATACGGTTGGAACTCCGCCATTCACCATTAATGTAAATAATGATACAACAGCAACAAATTATGGGACACAAACCTCTGGTTTAACTGCGGGAACTTATACCATTACCTTGACAGATGCTAAATCTTGTACAGATACAGAAACTATTGTTATTTCTGAACCATCTCCTATTAATGTTACACACTCTTCGGTAGATATTACGTGTGGAGCAGGAGGGGTTTCTTTTGGTTCTGTTATTATTGACAATGTTACAGGAGGAACAGCACCATATAATTATTTTGTAACCGGTACTAACGGTTATTCGAATTCTGAGCTTAATACCACTGGTACAACCTCAGTGTCGTTTAATGTTGTTGATTTCGGACTATACCAAATAAACGTTGTAGATAGTAATGGATGTTCTGTGCTAATTCAGGATGTTCTCGTAGCCTCGCCACCAGATGACTTAGATATAAATATCAATACTACGGTAGATTGTACAACAGGAGGTACTGCAGTTGTAAATATTGGAACTTCTTTGGTAAGTACTGGTCCGTTTTACTTCGATATCTATACGGGCGTTATTCCGCCTCCGCCACCCGGTGGTACATGGGTTGCCGAAGACGCACCCGGAAGTCAGTCTGCTACTTTTACAGGGTTAACACCCGGCTTGACCTATACATTTATAGTTTATGATACCGCTACCAATTGTAGTTACTATGAAACTGCATCGGCATCTGTACCAACAAATTCAACATTAACAACTTCAGCATTAACTTCAAATAATATTACTTGTGTTGGTAGTGCAGATGGAAATGTATCTTTTACGGTTAATAGCATATATGCCTCTTCGGTAGATATAACTTATGAAATATTTAATTCATTATCATTAATCTCAACTGGAGTAAGCGGCACAGGAACAATTCCTGCAGGAGCTTCTATATCTGTTTCTAATCTTGGACCATTGCCATTTGGCACTTATTATGTTTCGATAACAGAAACTTCTGGTCCAAATGCAGGTTGTGGTGTAATCACTATACCATTTAATATCACAGAATCGGCTAGAGATTTAAATATATCGGCATCTATTGATAGAAATGCTAATTGTAATCCTAATTCTGGGCTAATTAGTGCCGTTGCACAAGATGGAACAGCACCGTACGTATTCCAAATTACAACTAGTTCTTCAGCACCAGCTATAACAGATCCATCGTGGAATTCATCAAATACGTTTAATGTAAATGCCAATACATATTATGTACACGTAAAGGATGCTTATAATTGTGTAAGAACAACTTCTGCAATTGTTTTACCGGCAGATCCAGAACCTGTTGTTGCTGCAACTTTAACTAATCAATGTACCGTAACTGAAGGGAACTTTGAAGTTGATGTAACATTGACTGCAATAGGAATAGCGCCGTATAGTTATAGTATTGATGGAGGGGCTTACCAGACTCGAACAGCTCCATTTACGTTAACTAATTTATCCTCTGGGGTTCATACTATTGAAGTTCAGGATGCCAACGGCTGTGGTAATATGGTTTCTGTTAATATAGCTCCCCCGGTAGATATTGTTCCAACACTTACGGTTTTACCAACTTGTAATAACAATGATGGAGAAATTACCGTAACAGGTAATGGAGGTTCTGGCACGTATAACTATAGTATTAGCCCTAATCCAGTTTCAATAAGTTTAACCAGTAACGTTTTTTCAGGAGTGCCCTCGGGGACATATACTGTAACAATAACAGATGCTGTAACAACATGTTCTGCAGATGCCACTATTATAGTTCCTGAAGCCAACCCATTAACATTTACAACTACAACAACTCCTGTTACCTGTTTTGGAGATAACAATGGTTCTATTTCAATTAATATAAATGGTTATTCTGGACCTTATACCTATGAAGTTTTTGATAGTTCTAGTGCTTCAGTATTCGGTCTTGTTGCTGCAAATACAAGTACAAACCCACATATAATTTCAGGCTTATCAGCCGATAATTATACAATTACTGTTATTGAAACAGCAAGTCCGTTTTGTTCAACAAGTTCAGGGACAATTAGTGTTGGAGGACCTCCAAGTGCACTGACGCTAGTAGCTTCAGAAACTTCTAATGTAACTTGTGATAACGATAAGGGAACAATTACTGCAGTCGCTAGTGGCGGATGGGGAGATTACCAATACGAATTAACAGGTACTTCAACAATAGCGTATTCCAATAATGCCACATTTACAGATTTATCTGCCGGGGCTTACATTGTTAATGTTCGTGATGCCGGTGGTTGTGTTGCTTCGTATAATATCACACTAGATTTACCAACTCCTATTAATGCTACTATAGCAGCATCACCATCAACCTTAGCTTGTTTTGATGATGATAATGCAACAATAACTGTAACAAGTATATCAGGTGGACAAGGCAATAATTATAGTTATGTGTTGAATATGGTTGCTCCAACAGTGAGTTCATCAGGGCCACAAACATCAAATATATTTACAAATTTAAGTGCGGGAACTTACAATGTAACCGTTAACGATGGCTTTAATTGTGAATTTACAACGGCAAACATCGTTATAACAGAGCCTACTCAGCTCGAAGCTAGTTTAGTTAAAGCTACATCTCAAACCTGTACTACAGATGCTACGCTTACCTTAAGCGCCACAGGAGGAACAGGAAATTATGAGTACAGTAATACATCAAGTTTTACTGCAATTTTAGGAACATTTAGTTCATCGACTTCATTTTCCGTTACTCCCGGAGATTATATGTATTATGTTCGAGATGCCAATGGGTGCGTATCTGGAGTTTCAAATCAAATAGCGATAGATCCATTACCTGCTTTAACTTTAGATTTAGACACTTCAAACGCTACGATAAACTGTTCTGGAGATACAACGGGAGTTATTGTTGCTAATGCTCAAGGCGGTTTGGGAAGTTATATTTATACACTACAAGATACTTTAGGAAATCCAATTCCAGCCACTCAAACAACACCAGGAGTATTTACAGATTTACCTGTTGGAGATTACCAGATAAGGGTAGAAAGTGGCGACTGTTTATTTACATCGTCAACAGTAGCAATTTCAGAACCAAATTTACAGCTTCAAGTAACTTTTAACGTATCTGATGTGAGTTGTAGTGGAGAGAATAACGGTATATTAGAGATACTCGCAACAGGAGGTACAGGAATTCTTAAATATGCCATTTCACCTCAATTGAATCAGTTTTTTGATACACCAATATTCGAAGATTTAGCTCCAGGAAATTATCAAGCCATAGCGCAAGACGAACTAGGGTGTTTTGTATTGTTTGATTTTACTATAGATGAACCTTTACCGGTGATGATTACCATAGTACCAAACTCCTTAATTCCTGAGGTCTGTGAAGGCGATATGAATGGTGAGTTTAGTATTGATATTTCGGGAGGGACACTTCCTTACAGTATAGCTTTAGATGATCCGAATGGTACTTACATAACAGGTACTGCAACTCAAACAATATTTGATTTTACAGGTTTAAGTGGTGGTGACCATCTTGTTTATGTAAGAGATGCTGAAGGTTGTGAATCTGAATGGAATATCACTTTTCCAGAATCGGTTCTTCTCGACCCTGAGGTACGTGTAGAGTATTGTACCGATGTTACTGATGCCATGAGTAATGCAGTTACGGTAACAGTAGACGAGAGTGTAGATGTTTCTCAGCTAGATTATTCTTTGGATGGTATTAATTATCAAACCAGTAATGTTTTTATAGATGTGCCTGCAGGTTTAAACAAGACAATAACAGTTAGACATACTAATGGTTGTCAGCAGGAGGTTTTGTTTGATGTGAATCAATATCAGCCTTTACAAATAGCACTAGACGATGGACAGGGTATTAATGAAATAGAGGCAAGAGCTAGCGGTGGTTCTGGTAATTATGAATTTGCTGTTCAACGTGTTAATGAAACCAGTTTTGAACCTTACCAAGATACAGGAACATTCATAATTTATGAGTCAGGAGAGTATACGGTAACTGTTACCGATAGTAATGGTTGTGTTGCTACTGCTTCAAGATTCTTTGAATTTGTAGATGTATGTGTTACAAACTATTTCGTACCAGCTAATGGCGGATGGGGACCGGGTTGTACATCACAGTACAGAAATTTAACATTCGATATTTTTGATCGATATGGAAGGAAAATAGCAACCCTAGGAGTAGATGATAAATGGGATGGAACATACAATGGTAAAGAATTGCCATCGGGTGATTATTGGTATGTTGTTAAGTTAAACGACACAACAGATGACAGGAGTTTTGTTGGTCATTTTACCCTTTACAGGTAGTTTAAAGAAAATAAAATGCAAAAGTTAGTTACATATTTATTGTTTTTCACGGCAGTTTTAAGTTACGGCCAAGAATTAAATTTACCTGTATTTACTCAGTATCTGGCAGATAATAACTTTGTAATAGCACCAACATATGCCGGTATTGGGGACAATGTAAAAATTCGGGCCAACGGACTAACGCAATGGGTTGGTATAAAAGGAGCTCCAGATAATCAATCGGTTTATGGAGATATACGAATCGCCGATAGATCGGGGGTAGGTTTATCATTCTACAGTGATAGAAATGGTAACACCATCCAATCTGGAGCAAAGTTTTCTTTTGCGCATCATCTTACATTAGATTATTATTCAAAAATTTATCTGTCGTTAGGTATTTCTTATAACCTGAATAATTTTCGGATAGATATTAATAACTTCAACACAACTCACGAAGCGCCAATTATAGATCCGCTAGTTACAGACGATAGAAGAAATACAAATCATAACTTCGATTTAGGGGCTTTATTCCGTTGGAAAGCTTTCTTTATGAGTTTAAACATAAACAATGTATTGGATAAGGATTTCGATTCGTCAATACGGTTCAAGGAACCTAATTTACTGTTAAACTATCAAATCTATACTGGTTACACATTTAGGGGCCCAAAAAAATCTGGACTTGAGTTCGAACCTTCTATATTCTATCAAATGTTTACCAGTGATAAGCGATCGGCAACAGATTTAAATTTTAAATTCCGAAAGTATAATAGAAACGATGATTATTTCTGGGGAGGTATATCTTATAGGTTCTTGAACGACCAACTTCTTAAGCCTTTAAATATAGGTCCTATGGTGGGGTTCAAGAAATCGATATTTTATTTTGGCTACGCCTACCAGATTACCACCAACGATTTATCTGCCTATAATTCCGGAACTCATGTTATTACTGTGGGGATAGACTTTTTACAAGGTATAAGTAATTGTCCTTGTACTCAAGACCCTGTACATCACTAAAATTTAGACTTCTTAATACCACAGGAAATTTTAAAGGAAATTTAAAGTAAACTTCCATAATTCTTTTACTTAAATAAAATATATTTGTTAGGAATACATAGCCTAATAGATATGATTACTACCGAGACAACCAAAAACACCTATTTAAATCGAGAAATAAGTTGGCTTCAGTTTAATGCTAGAGTACTTCAAGAGGCTTCTGATCAAAATGTACCGCTTATTGAAAGGTTGAGGTTTCTTGGAATTTTTTCTAATAACCTAGACGAGTTTTTTAAAGTTAGATATGCTACGGTTAAGCGTATAGTAGAGGCTGGAAAGGCAGGTAAAAATCAGTTAGGAGGTATCAAAGCAAAAGAGCTTCTGGAGATTATTACCAAAATTGTAATTGATCAGCAA
This genomic interval carries:
- a CDS encoding T9SS type B sorting domain-containing protein encodes the protein MNKTTYVRFSICLVLFLVGLQMFSQNYVPFTPRFDQDLKGDIVLIGNNILGPDNNAFNNNSVYNHNVDMRYIDIDSDPTTFSSSSADLVIPNPGCYRIVHAGLYWGAVTNGPEPITDVKFSGPLGGYTDITGTVIFEANGSSVDGGDSFSYACYADVTSIVTSFATDLGTYTIANVSSAQGQTSTFSPFNGTGYSAGWSLFIVYEDPTVPGKSITSFDGFSAISVPGANPNLDIPVSGFRTVPAPAPVRANFAFATLEGDKPILGDRLLLNGTRLSAADRLETNFFNSSVTQLSALPVNNRNPNSTNTLGFDTGVMVVPNPGNTIIANDDTSAVVRLETSGDTFFPYFFALAVDIIEPNIVLTKIVEDISGNNIGGQVVNLGDELNYVIGFQNTGNDNATDFTIRDILPTNIVFNYPADIVSLPAGVTVDSYNPVTREIVFRIDDSVVEEFDPVLEIRFRVTVVANCSLLDDACSNIINNQAYATYNGTLNPSFTISDDPSINSNTGCLLTPGATNFLSDLNCQFREDVILCGDNVELRAGDGYDAYTWSSSPTGTPVIGTGQTLTVNAIGTYYVHNEAIAPCQSIDQIFDVITYGAGVPNPVIPFADQVVVCPNDGKELPNFFLCGANDSRYIQTGITDTSSMIWERLDESSCAAVLNQDCANEDAACTWNQVATGPDYLIEGAGQYRLTLNYTGGCFNQYYFNVYENVLVPTVSSRDIICTTPGEIVIGGVPSGYEYSIDGVNYQVSNTFSVTTAGIYTAFIRQIGVSPNPCIFQVPDIQIRERDFTVSTTINQPLCFGELGSVVLAANDVRPQYFFSIYQGGTLVNSVGPITSNNYTFSNLNPGTYTVNISTEDGCTYSGDIDIIEPPLLTATAAITQPLTCTNGEITVYPNGGTPPYFYFVNSTTSFQTVPTIDVSTAGTYNITVVDSNNCSTDVSIDIDAVNQPDFNISTTDISCAEDPNSGGITINVLNANGNTLRYSIDNGVTYSNSPVFNGLTAGSYDVVVEYTFDSDVCETVPQNITITSATAIDGTATLTTPFTCNTNGVITVSGVTGGTTPYTYSIDGINYQLGNVFSGLTDGTYTISIRDASSCTFITAPVVIDPLNPPTDLDFSHTTLSCPANTTTVTVNATGGTVPLEYQIIAPAGSITPYQSGNSFSGLSPGTYTFQVRDANNCKYAETYTVTPLPPVTVDMVLTKDLDCTASPDAIITGSVAGGTAPYSYSVSYNSGGYGASTSITGTTFTYTTPNDGTYEFEVTDSRGCTVQSGVIIVAAISLPEITSVVQTQDILCHGDNNAAIDVTINNTVGTPPFTINVNNDTTATNYGTQTSGLTAGTYTITLTDAKSCTDTETIVISEPSPINVTHSSVDITCGAGGVSFGSVIIDNVTGGTAPYNYFVTGTNGYSNSELNTTGTTSVSFNVVDFGLYQINVVDSNGCSVLIQDVLVASPPDDLDININTTVDCTTGGTAVVNIGTSLVSTGPFYFDIYTGVIPPPPPGGTWVAEDAPGSQSATFTGLTPGLTYTFIVYDTATNCSYYETASASVPTNSTLTTSALTSNNITCVGSADGNVSFTVNSIYASSVDITYEIFNSLSLISTGVSGTGTIPAGASISVSNLGPLPFGTYYVSITETSGPNAGCGVITIPFNITESARDLNISASIDRNANCNPNSGLISAVAQDGTAPYVFQITTSSSAPAITDPSWNSSNTFNVNANTYYVHVKDAYNCVRTTSAIVLPADPEPVVAATLTNQCTVTEGNFEVDVTLTAIGIAPYSYSIDGGAYQTRTAPFTLTNLSSGVHTIEVQDANGCGNMVSVNIAPPVDIVPTLTVLPTCNNNDGEITVTGNGGSGTYNYSISPNPVSISLTSNVFSGVPSGTYTVTITDAVTTCSADATIIVPEANPLTFTTTTTPVTCFGDNNGSISININGYSGPYTYEVFDSSSASVFGLVAANTSTNPHIISGLSADNYTITVIETASPFCSTSSGTISVGGPPSALTLVASETSNVTCDNDKGTITAVASGGWGDYQYELTGTSTIAYSNNATFTDLSAGAYIVNVRDAGGCVASYNITLDLPTPINATIAASPSTLACFDDDNATITVTSISGGQGNNYSYVLNMVAPTVSSSGPQTSNIFTNLSAGTYNVTVNDGFNCEFTTANIVITEPTQLEASLVKATSQTCTTDATLTLSATGGTGNYEYSNTSSFTAILGTFSSSTSFSVTPGDYMYYVRDANGCVSGVSNQIAIDPLPALTLDLDTSNATINCSGDTTGVIVANAQGGLGSYIYTLQDTLGNPIPATQTTPGVFTDLPVGDYQIRVESGDCLFTSSTVAISEPNLQLQVTFNVSDVSCSGENNGILEILATGGTGILKYAISPQLNQFFDTPIFEDLAPGNYQAIAQDELGCFVLFDFTIDEPLPVMITIVPNSLIPEVCEGDMNGEFSIDISGGTLPYSIALDDPNGTYITGTATQTIFDFTGLSGGDHLVYVRDAEGCESEWNITFPESVLLDPEVRVEYCTDVTDAMSNAVTVTVDESVDVSQLDYSLDGINYQTSNVFIDVPAGLNKTITVRHTNGCQQEVLFDVNQYQPLQIALDDGQGINEIEARASGGSGNYEFAVQRVNETSFEPYQDTGTFIIYESGEYTVTVTDSNGCVATASRFFEFVDVCVTNYFVPANGGWGPGCTSQYRNLTFDIFDRYGRKIATLGVDDKWDGTYNGKELPSGDYWYVVKLNDTTDDRSFVGHFTLYR
- a CDS encoding type IX secretion system membrane protein PorP/SprF, which encodes MQKLVTYLLFFTAVLSYGQELNLPVFTQYLADNNFVIAPTYAGIGDNVKIRANGLTQWVGIKGAPDNQSVYGDIRIADRSGVGLSFYSDRNGNTIQSGAKFSFAHHLTLDYYSKIYLSLGISYNLNNFRIDINNFNTTHEAPIIDPLVTDDRRNTNHNFDLGALFRWKAFFMSLNINNVLDKDFDSSIRFKEPNLLLNYQIYTGYTFRGPKKSGLEFEPSIFYQMFTSDKRSATDLNFKFRKYNRNDDYFWGGISYRFLNDQLLKPLNIGPMVGFKKSIFYFGYAYQITTNDLSAYNSGTHVITVGIDFLQGISNCPCTQDPVHH